A single genomic interval of Bos javanicus breed banteng chromosome 8, ARS-OSU_banteng_1.0, whole genome shotgun sequence harbors:
- the LOC133253373 gene encoding metallothionein-1A-like: MDTETPPTGPVDLLATCSGPRTSLFLQMDLNCSCPTGGSCSCAGSGTRKTCRCPSCKKSCCSCCPVGSATCAQGCVCKGASDKCSCCA; the protein is encoded by the coding sequence ATGGATACAGAGACGCCTCCCACCGGACCAGTGGATCTGCTTGCCACTTGTTCTGGACCTAGGACCTCGCTTTTCCTCCAAATGGACCTGAACTGCTCCTGCCCCACTGGCGGCTCCTGCAGCTGTGCTGGCTCCGGCACCCGAAAGACCTGCAGATGTCCCTCCTGCAAGAagagctgctgctcctgctgccctGTGGGCTCTGCCACATGTGCCCAGGGCTGTGTCTGCAAAGGGGCCTCGGACAAGTGCAGCTGCTGCGCCTGA